The following coding sequences are from one Melanotaenia boesemani isolate fMelBoe1 chromosome 17, fMelBoe1.pri, whole genome shotgun sequence window:
- the LOC121657214 gene encoding hepatoma-derived growth factor-like, translating into MPRSNRQKEYKPGDLVFAKMKGYPHWPARIDELPEGAVKSPSNKYQVFFFGTHETAFLGSKDLFPYDECKEKFGKANKRKGFAEGLWEIENNPTVTHEGYESSKKDNSSEGAGDKGGSEKAEAEGSSDEDEGTLVIDEKNEKGGTKRKAEESTEASPKRPKDTEAEGDSNKSNAEAKLNDVSEPKATAPSKQSESKPEAQENVQAGGQLTADKPVTDSA; encoded by the exons ATGCCGAGATCCAACAGGCAAAAGGAATACAAGCCTGGAGATTTGGTGTTTGCTAAAATGAAGGGGTATCCACATTGGCCTGCGAGG ATTGACGAGTTACCCGAAGGAGCTGTGAAATCCCCCTCGAACAAGTACCAAGTGTTCTTTTTTGGGACTCATGAAAC GGCATTCCTGGGGTCCAAGGATTTGTTCCCGTATGATGAATGCAAGGAGAAGTTTGGAAAAGCAAACAAGAGAAAAGGCTTTGCTGAGGGGCTTTGGGAGATTGAGAACAACCCCACTGTCACGCACGAAGGCTATGAG TCATCAAAGAAGGACAACTCATCAGAAGGAGCAGGGGACAAAGGCGGCTCTGAGAAAGCAGAAGCCGAAGGTAGCAGTGACGAGGACGAAGGAACTCTGGTCATAGACGAGAAGAATGAGAAGGGAGGGACTAAACGAAAAGCAGAGGAATCCACAGAG GCATCTCCCAAACGGCCAAAGGATACAGAGGCAGAAGGTGACAGCAATAAGTCAAACGCAGAGGCCAAGCTTAACGATGTGTCTGAACCGAAGGCAACAGCACCTTCCAAGCAGAGCGAGTCGAAACCGGAGGCCCAGGAAAATGTTCAAGCAGGAGGGCAGCTAACAGCAGATAAG CCTGTTACAGACAGTGCTTAA